A genomic window from Lotus japonicus ecotype B-129 chromosome 1, LjGifu_v1.2 includes:
- the LOC130729128 gene encoding bifunctional phosphatase IMPL2, chloroplastic isoform X1, with protein sequence MSSWQCHHLISQTAPARLPFTTRAMAAPHPHPQVLQLADVANKAADAAGQVIRKYFRNKFEILQKHDLSPVTIADQSAEEAMVSIILDNFPSHAIYGEEKGWRCKEDSADYVWVLDPIDGTKSFITGKPLFGTLIALLQNGTPILGIIDQPVLRERWIGITGKRTTLNGQEVSTRTCADLSQAYLYTTSPHLFSGDAEEAFIRVRDKVKIPLYGCDCYAYALLSSGFVDLVVESGLKPYDFLALIPVIEGAGGVITDWKGHQLHWEASPLSIATNFNVVAAGDKQIHQQALDLLQWK encoded by the exons ATGTCGTCGTGGCAGTGCCATCATCTTATTTCCCAAACTGCCCCTGCCAGACTCCCATTCACAACCAGAGCCATGGCGGcgcctcaccctcaccctcaggTTCTGCAACTCGCCGACGTCGCTAACAAAGCCGCCGACGCCGCCGGACAAGTCATCCGTAAATATTTCCGgaataaatttgaaattctTCAAAAACATGATCTCA GTCCAGTAACCATTGCAGATCAATCAGCTGAGGAAGCTATGGTTTCAATCATACTTGACAATTTCCCTTCTCATGCTAT TTATGGAGAGGAAAAAGGGTGGAGGTGTAAAGAAGACAGTGCTGATTATGTTTGGGTATTGGATCCCATTGATGGGACAAAGAGCTTTATCACTG GGAAGCCCCTATTTGGTACTCTTATAGCTCTTTTACAAAATGGGACACCA ATACTTGGCATAATTGATCAGCCTGTGTTAAGAGAAAGGTGGATTGGGATAACTGGAAAGAGAACTACACTGAACGGACAAGAGGTGTCCACACGCACTTGTGCTGACCTTTCTCAAGCATACTT GTACACCACAAGCCCACATCTGTTCAGTGGAGATGCAGAAGAGGCATTCATTCGTGTTAGAGACAAG GTTAAAATTCCATTGTATGGCTGTGACTGCTATGCATATGCTCTTTTGTCTTCTGGCTTTGTGGATCTTGTTGTTGAGTCTGGTCTGAAG CCATACGATTTCCTGGCATTGATACCTGTTATTGAAGGCGCCGGAGGTGTTATAACTGATTGGAAAGGACACCAACTTCATTGGGAAGCTTCTCCACTTTCAATCGCAACAA ATTTTAATGTTGTGGC
- the LOC130729128 gene encoding bifunctional phosphatase IMPL2, chloroplastic isoform X2, which produces MSSWQCHHLISQTAPARLPFTTRAMAAPHPHPQVLQLADVANKAADAAGQVIRPVTIADQSAEEAMVSIILDNFPSHAIYGEEKGWRCKEDSADYVWVLDPIDGTKSFITGKPLFGTLIALLQNGTPILGIIDQPVLRERWIGITGKRTTLNGQEVSTRTCADLSQAYLYTTSPHLFSGDAEEAFIRVRDKVKIPLYGCDCYAYALLSSGFVDLVVESGLKPYDFLALIPVIEGAGGVITDWKGHQLHWEASPLSIATNFNVVAAGDKQIHQQALDLLQWK; this is translated from the exons ATGTCGTCGTGGCAGTGCCATCATCTTATTTCCCAAACTGCCCCTGCCAGACTCCCATTCACAACCAGAGCCATGGCGGcgcctcaccctcaccctcaggTTCTGCAACTCGCCGACGTCGCTAACAAAGCCGCCGACGCCGCCGGACAAGTCATCC GTCCAGTAACCATTGCAGATCAATCAGCTGAGGAAGCTATGGTTTCAATCATACTTGACAATTTCCCTTCTCATGCTAT TTATGGAGAGGAAAAAGGGTGGAGGTGTAAAGAAGACAGTGCTGATTATGTTTGGGTATTGGATCCCATTGATGGGACAAAGAGCTTTATCACTG GGAAGCCCCTATTTGGTACTCTTATAGCTCTTTTACAAAATGGGACACCA ATACTTGGCATAATTGATCAGCCTGTGTTAAGAGAAAGGTGGATTGGGATAACTGGAAAGAGAACTACACTGAACGGACAAGAGGTGTCCACACGCACTTGTGCTGACCTTTCTCAAGCATACTT GTACACCACAAGCCCACATCTGTTCAGTGGAGATGCAGAAGAGGCATTCATTCGTGTTAGAGACAAG GTTAAAATTCCATTGTATGGCTGTGACTGCTATGCATATGCTCTTTTGTCTTCTGGCTTTGTGGATCTTGTTGTTGAGTCTGGTCTGAAG CCATACGATTTCCTGGCATTGATACCTGTTATTGAAGGCGCCGGAGGTGTTATAACTGATTGGAAAGGACACCAACTTCATTGGGAAGCTTCTCCACTTTCAATCGCAACAA ATTTTAATGTTGTGGC
- the LOC130718883 gene encoding F-box protein At5g07610-like encodes MQRHTASAVAEVIGNIDLLWEILIRLPLKPLIQSKCVSKRWLTLISDQRFRDAHSIHQHRRYPTSVIFSNVYDESQILSFTTATTVPTLRSLELNFPDENEEVTVVRSCNGLLLCRGYGPNYFICNPISGNFTTITPWRPESKSIDIYLAFDPCMSPDYKVISVAQLNSPLHWVFNVYSFKTGLQIGPDVPIEIPFELEAADGVYCNGAIYWWWGSDFSVYFDVDTQTLKNFPMPLSDLEWENQCIAHFGQSAGHLYLILCEEPPNFEFEVLPLYDIFELKEDLSGWLLKYRVDFNPLRGGFPEILWYWHDLRFYIVRTVKDEKLSLSVLVLDIDKDVGLLYDPVDKASTKLCDYETVNSPECVYNWGFFSILKTLLQ; translated from the coding sequence ATGCAAAGACACACTGCCTCCGCCGTAGCCGAGGTCATCGGAAACATAGACCTCTTATGGGAGATCCTTATTCGGCTACCGTTGAAACCCCTTATCCAATCGAAGTGTGTTTCAAAGCGGTGGCTTACACTCATCTCCGATCAACGATTCCGAGACGCTCACTCCATTCACCAACACCGGCGCTACCCCACTTCCGTCATTTTCTCCAACGTGTATGATGAGTCGCAAATTCTCTCCTTTACCACCGCCACCACAGTTCCAACACTCCGTTCTCTTGAACTCAATTTCCCCGATGAGAACGAAGAAGTCACCGTTGTCCGTTCCTGTAATGGTCTTCTCCTCTGCCGTGGCTATGGTCCCAATTACTTCATCTGCAACCCAATCAGCGGAAACTTCACCACTATCACTCCATGGAGGCCTGAAAGTAAAAGCATTGACATTTATCTAGCTTTTGACCCCTGCATGTCGCCTGACTATAAAGTCATTTCAGTTGCACAACTGAATTCACCGCTTCACTGGGTCTTCAATGTATATTCCTTCAAAACCGGTTTGCAGATAGGCCCTGATGTTCCTATAGAGATCCCATTTGAACTAGAGGCTGCTGATGGGGTTTATTGCAATGGTGCCATTTATTGGTGGTGGGGAAGTGATTTCTCCGTCTATTTTGATGTTGATACTCAAACCCTCAAAAATTTCCCGATGCCCTTGTCTGATTTGGAATGGGAGAACCAATGTATTGCGCATTTTGGACAATCTGCTGGGCATTTGTATTTGATCCTTTGTGAGGAACCTCccaattttgaatttgaagTATTACCACTTTATGATATTTTTGAGTTGAAGGAAGATCTCTCCGGCTGGTTATTGAAGTATCGTGTTGATTTTAATCCTTTACGAGGCGGATTTCCAGAGATACTTTGGTACTGGCATGATTTGAGATTTTACATTGTCCGCACAGTGAAAGATGAGAAATTATCATTGTCTGTGTTGGTTCTAGACATAGATAAAGATGTAGGCCTTCTATATGATCCAGTGGATAAAGCTTCAACAAAATTATGTGATTATGAGACGGTCAACTCACCTGAATGTGTATATAACTGGGGGTTCTTTAGTATTTTGAAAACGTTGCTCCAATAG
- the LOC130729132 gene encoding embryogenic cell protein 40-like, protein MAEAQIRDQYGNPIQLTDQFGNPVKLTDEHGNPIHLTGVATTTPTTVADLIATERATDQAGGTGQLRRSNSSSSSSSSEDDGEGGRRKKKGMKDKLKEKIPGVGGGGGNEQSHNTATTTTTTASAPGAPHQTGEKKGFMEKIKEKLPGVHHSH, encoded by the exons atGGCTGAAGCGCAAATAAGAGATCAATACGGCAATCCTATCCAGCTCACTGATCAATTCGGCAACCCCGTCAAGCTAACCGACGAGCACGGCAACCCCATCCACCTCACCGGCGTCGCAACCACCACTCCTACCACGGTGGCTGATCTCATAGCCACCGAGCGAGCCACCGATCAGGCTGGTGGTACTGGACAGCTTCGTCGCTCTAATTCCAGCTCAAGCTCTAGCTCG AGTGAAGATGATGGGGAAGGtgggagaaggaagaagaagggcaTGAAGGATAAACTAAAAGAGAAGATACCAGGtgtaggaggaggaggagggaatGAACAATCTCACAatacagcaacaacaacaacaacaacagcctCTGCTCCTGGTGCTCCACATCAAACCGGGGAGAAGAAAGGTTTTATggaaaagatcaaagaaaaattgCCGGGCGTCCACCACAGCCACTGA
- the LOC130729131 gene encoding uncharacterized protein LOC130729131, producing MGAACCVAAKDKTVQSGSTSEVLHRNTRCSPTWSFRWDHRGGRVAGEDTSINWFSDGISRNDGSENKNESAYVSEDGSPLQNYQRNRCLKSPISEGTNVHVRNSPTDQSISRTVSMDMNVEQGNELTESSIVSCPSPTKPSLPSTSLSASPLSSQCHMLPSSLTPSRWPYRSPGHQLLRQASDSRIPAYKSPSRFSLSEERPMFPTWSNESGMRSHGGSSDGWSIPGFPEMTGTPHRDRWSFDSESFSFNRERLARSRSWLSAFSPVDLQTCGVCSKLLTEMSWRSNNLSVVAVLICGHVYHAECLESMTHDINKYDPACPVCTFGEKQAMKLAEKALKAEMDVKARNKKSKNRVVDSDIDDDSVVSDHLKGRGLKGKGPRADSSSSGKSSFGKPFLRRHFTFGSKGSRSMLDNHPTRKKGFFWAKSSKQ from the exons ATGGGTGCTGCTTGTTGTGTTGCTGCCAAAGATAAAACTGTACAAAGTGGATCAACCAGTGAGGTATTGCATAGGAATACTCGTTGTTCTCCGACATGGAGCTTTAGGTGGGATCATCGTGGAGGGCGTGTAGCCGGTGAAGATACATCTATAAATTGGTTTTCTGATGGAATCAGCAGAAATGATGGATCAGAGAATAAAAATGAATCGGCGTATGTCTCCGAGGATGGAAGTCCATTGCAGAATTATCAACGGAACAGATGCCTAAAATCCCCTATTTCTGAAGGAACTAATGTACATGTGAGAAATTCACCTACAG ACCAATCTATTTCAAGGACTGTCTCTATGGATATGAACGTGGAACAG GGGAATGAGTTGACTGAATCATCAATAGTATCTTGTCCATCTCCCACAAAACCATCATTGCCTTCAACTTCATTGTCAGCATCTCCTTTATCATCCCAATGTCACATGCTTCCATCCAGCTTGACTCCATCAAGGTGGCCCTACCGTTCCCCTGGACACCAGCTGTTACGGCAAGCTTCTGATAGCCGAATCCCAGCATATAAGTCACCCAGCAGGTTCTCTCTGTCTGAAGAAAGGCCCATGTTTCCTACTTGGAGTAATGAATCAGGTATGCGCTCCCATGGGGGATCTTCAGATGGTTGGTCTATACCGGGCTTTCCTGAGATGACGGGAACTCCCCATAGAGACAGATGGTCATTTGACAGCGAGTCCTTTAGTTTTAATCGCGAAAGGTTAGCTAGATCCCGTAGTTGGCTTTCAGCTTTTTCTCCAGTTGATTTGCAAACATGTGGTGTTTGCTCAAAGCTTTTGACAGAGATGTCTTGGAGAAGTAATAATCTTTCTGTAGTTGCTGTTCTTATCTGTGGACATGTATATCATGCTGAGTGTTTGGAGAGTATGACACATGACATCAATAAGTATGATCCAGCTTGCCCAGTGTGCACTTTTGGTGAGAAACAAGCTATGAAGTTGGCTGAAAAAGCTTTGAAAGCTGAAATGGATGTGAAGGCTAGAAACAAGAAATCAAAGAATCGGGTTGTGGACAgtgatattgatgatgattctgTTGTGTCCGATCACCTCAAAGGGAGAGGGCTTAAAGGTAAAGGACCTAGGGCTGACTCCAGTTCCAGTGGGAAAAGCTCCTTTGGGAAACCTTTTTTGAGGCGACACTTTACGTTCGGCTCAAAGGGTTCCAGATCCATGTTAGATAATCACCCCACAAGAAAGAAGGGTTTCTTTTGGGCAAAATCTAGCAAACAATAA